Genomic segment of Malania oleifera isolate guangnan ecotype guangnan chromosome 7, ASM2987363v1, whole genome shotgun sequence:
TTTATAAGAAATGCTTAAAGAGTACAAGTATCATTATATTTAATCGTCAAGCAATATTATGATATGTTTAATTCACAGAATAGTTATTTCTTGAGATAATGAAATAtagtgaaatttttgaaaatgtaGATAATAGCTATTTTTTATATGGAGATAAAATTGAGTttacttattttccttttctttccctttcccaCACAATATTCTTGATCCAAACTGGCCCTAAATGTAAGCATAAACATAAAACAAATATGGATGGCTTCGGCAAAAGAAATTAGCCAAAGGCGTTACGGCAAGCGTGTAGTTTAACAGCTCACTTAGTGCATCATTACTATATCAAATTCTCCAGAAGCTAATGAATGACTTCTCCAAAGGTAATAACATTTCAACCATAtaaacaggaaatatatataccataaattaaaacaaataaaataagcaTCCACAGGTCATCACTGTTTCATAAATTTCAAAGCAACCTAATTAAGTATTAACAGAAATTAATCTTGGAGCTAAGTATATCTCATGGGTTAGCTGCTAATATATAACTTGCAGATGCTGGTTAGAAGAGACTTGATGCGGGTCTTCTTGTACTCTTTTTACTCCTGTACAGATCCTGAATCCTACTTGTTTTGAGTAAATTAAAGATTCACAACCCAGAACATTTCGCTTCTGCCTGCAGGCTGGCGAATGAATTTGAAATGTCTAGCAGCTGTTGCTCAATATTATCTTTCCATTTCATCAATTCCTCGTGCATTTCCTGTCGAGCAAAGGAGAAATTGTTTCATCAAATTCCATGTGGGTTTTCATCAAACtgaaagtatgaaaaataaaaaaataaaataaaaaataaaatcccaaACATGGCCTTGTTAGCATTACCTGCAATATGAGTAATGAACTGTGAAGGTCCAACCTTGAATGTGTAATAACTGAAGAGTTGGGTGTGAAGTTGGCTTCATCTTCCATTTCCTTCTTTGTTACCATCTCCTGCACTTCTCTGTTAATGAAGACAGGAAAACAGCACAAGCTAAGAGATCAATCTtggaaattttatttaataattataagtCAGTCAATTGCGTCACCTCTTAATTTTGGCCAAATCTTCCTTAAGCAGCCCAAGCTCTCTAGCACAAACAGGGTCTTGGGATGGATCTTTACCAAGCTTTTCTGCAGGCAATGGGATTGAGGATGCATTTTGCTCAACCTCGCACTCAATCTTCACCAAGCAAGGACTTTGCAGAACTTCACGCTCAACCTTAATGGCCTCATCACTTGCCAACCAAGAAGGTACTTCCCCTGGAATATTTAGGTCAGCACTCTCCAGCCAAGGTGTAAGATCTTCGTGCTGAAAACTAATCAAATCTGATGTTTCCCACCAAGGTGCAAGACGATTTTTCTGAATATATAATGTCATCAGTGCTCTTAAACCAATATTTCCATCTTTCAAGGAGCTGAGGTAATGAACTGCTTTCTTACCTTCATACTGCTCAAGGAATTAGAGATCTCTCTCAGCTGATTCTCAATATTAGCTTTCCATTTCTCCAACTCCTGGTATACACCCTTGAAAATGAAACACCAAAAAAAGAGGCTTTAATAATCTCGATTGAATGTAAGCATAACAAATGAACgtgttttcttttctttactcTTTTTATCTCTCCCTCTTTCTATATTGCCTGTGGTGCTGTCCCATAACATGAAACAAATTATTCACATCCTATCTTATCATTTCCATCATTTAATTATCAGAAACTAAGCAAGCAAAAAatataaagaactgatttttaccTGCATGCTGCTCAAAGAATTAGATATCTCAATTAGCTGTTGTTCAGTCTTGGCTTTCCAAATCAACAATTCCTCATACATTATTTCCTTGTGAGGAGATTTAAAGACTTTAATAAGATGAAATACAAAATATCAAATTGCTAGTTAAATATTACATTCAACAGTTACCTGACATGAAAGTCGTGAAAATGTCGAATGATCAAGTTTCAATTTCCGATTGGGCGACGAAGCATTAGGTTTCATGTTCAGTCGGTCCTCCTCTTGCCTCTTGGATATTAGCTCCTGCACATCTCTATTTGCAACAAAAAATAATTGGGCACACATGCTAAAGTTAATCATAGCAACTTCTGTAGGTATTATTGTTTTATTACCTCTTTGTTTTTTCCATTTCTGCCTTAAGCAACTTTAGCTCTTCCGATAAAACAAGATCCTCACTAGGCCCACTACCAGGTTTCCACGTAGATGGTGGGATCCAGTAAGGATCTTGCACCCCAGCTTCAAGCCGAATATTAACCAGGTCAGCACTCTCCAACCAATACTCCATCACTCCATTGGGATTGTAACACCGTCGGAACCGCTCCGCGCCGCCAGGTGCAACTTTACCATCCATGTGCTTCAGCAAGTGGTCTAGCAAACCAGTGTCACCAATGTGTTTACGAGCCACCGATCTAAGTGTTGGACGTACAATTGGATTCCCAAACACTGCTTTTTCAGACCTCATGATCTCCAACAGACACTGCTCTGCTCGCTTGTACCTTCGTAGCATACCTCAAGTTTAACTAGCAACTAAATTAACATGAACATATAGAAATAATGAGGAAATGATAGCCTTTACCTATCTTCAGACCATCTGCTTATGGACTCCTTGAGCTTCTTTGGCTTGCTTCTCTTGAAACTACAACCTTGCCTTTGCTTCTCACATCTATCTGCTTGTGCCATTTTCAGTTTGTTAGAGCAAACACGCTTCCTCTTCCCATTTGTTACAAGGGATTCAGCTGTCATAACCTCATCATCTCCCTTATCTTTCTTATCTTCTTCCCCAACAATGCTGGAAGAAAATGGGGAGTTGTCCTTCTGGTGTGAGCCAGCAAACATAATTCTCCAAGAAGAACCCCACTGCACCATCCAGTTCGTCTTCAAAACACGTGCCTTTTTGAACGATTTGGTCTTCCACAGGCTAACTTGTATAACTTTATAAGCGTATGCAAAGAGAAAATATCATTGAAAACTCAAATAACAACTGAATTATccaaaattagattttaaaaacaaaaaaataataattttttataattggGTTTTCGAACTTCTAACCAAGGTAGCTCAAATTAATTTAACTTGGGTACTTAAAACTAATCCTCAtataatcaatatcacaaacaagACCCACTTGTATTTGCTTTGAAAGGTAAAAAATTTACTCACTTTTTAGAGCGATTGACAACAAAAAGACAACCTGTGATGGACCACCATAGTCAATTGTTATGATCAAGGCACATGACAATACAAactttcaggctgctcctaaatTGTACAACAGACCAATTGTTCACCCATGCCCATAttgtgaaaaaaataataatataataacattttaatGCCCACATATCAAGCTCATTGCAAACATGACTTCATGGCAATCCAGATTTTTAATTTGTCCCCACAATTTAGCTATTTGGCATTATAATTTGCATATTAACTCATGGGAAGCAAGAACAGTCAGGGAGAGAGAGGAATACACATTCATGTCTACAATCCTATAAGAACACTTAGAAGGCCATGGACTAAGTTCAACCCATGTGAATGTATTGGGTTATTTGATTATCCTCTTCAACAGCAAAGACAAACAACTAAACTCATacaataaaaaagtaaaaataaacacAAAATTAGACAGCTTCCAAAGACAACCTACAAAAACTTTCTATGTGCACGAAAGGAGAAAAACACACTAGAAGATAAAATCTTGATCAAAATGAGGGCAAGACACGCTAAAATAAATATCTATCAAAAGACTTCAATACCACAAATCATACAATATAAAGCTGCCGGTGcaaacaaataaactaaaaaacTCATTTTCACTCAAAATTTTGATCAAACAACATTAAGGTAATAGGATAAAGAATATGAACACAGAAAATATAAGTACAAAAAGTCATGTTTTCATCTTATTCATATTGAATTTAATTATTCAACTTCCTTTAATCCATATCTACACTGTAAAATAGAAAAAAACTATTCGATTCTAAACAAATTATTATCATCCTGTACCAATTATAGTTAAAACTTCAGTTGGcttatttatcttttaatttttcaCGTACACTAAAATTTACAAGTGCAACATTCgcatctcctctctctctctctctctctctctctctctctctctctctctctctctatatatatatatatatatatgtgtgtgtgtgtgtgtgtgtgtgtgtgtgcgcgcgcgcgcgaaTGTGTGTATTTTTAtgcatgtatttttattttaaggaATAACAAATGAAGTTTGTGACTTAGAATAAGATTAGTTTGACTGACAATTGCACATGACCCTGAAAACTGTCAGAAACACTTCGACTTCTATCCTAGCTGGTGTAATTTCATGGAACAAAAAAGCCCTTTTTTGGGGAGGGAGGGGGGCACATTAGGAAAAAGCAAGGAAAAAACTTGAGAACTATTTCAAAAGATTATTCAATTAAAAAGGTACAGTGAGCACTATTTCAATTTTCCAATAAAAGAAAGGGCCATTCAATTTAATTAGTCCCTTACTAACCACCAGTAGTCAAAGAATTTTACTACATATCTTAAGCTATTCAGGAAACCAATGCTACAGTGAAACAATAAGCTTTGCACACACCCAAATATTTTCTCTTGAAACACCACTGAACTTTTGTTTCCTTGCCCCTAATAAGTAGCCTATTCAAGAAGCATGTGAACACTAGTCAGACTACATATTTTAAGCTACTCAGGAAACCAATGCTACAGTGAAACACTAGGCTTTGCACACACCCAAATATTTTCTCTTGAAACACCACTGAACTGTTGTTTCCTTGCCCCTAATAAGTAGCCTATTCAAGAAGAGTGTGAACTACTAGTCAGACGCAACACTGTGATCACACTACCTTATGTGCTTCTGCTGCTGGGGCATTAAAAGGACTCTGCATAAGAGATATTCAGCGGGATTGGAAAGCTTATCTGTACTATTTTTTTTCCTTCGAAGTTTAGGAATTATGAGGATGTTTTATCCTGCTCTCCTTGCACTGTTTTGGTCTTCTGTACTTTTGCTTCCAACTCATCATTCAGTCTCAACATCTTAAGTTCAGTCCCTTTCTCGGCTGGAAAAGTTGCTTTGGACTTGATCTAATAACCTTGTAAAACAAGCCCACATTGCTTCTTTGCATTTGCATTTTTCGACTCAGCCTTAGAGCATAAAATTCCCTTTTCAGTGGGAAGTGGCATGGAGATTTTACAAATAAGTTGGCTTCCGTAATGGACCAACAATTATAGACTCAATTTATAGGAGCACAAGCTTTTGCATGTTTGATTAAACACTCCTTTCAAGCTTAAGTGATTTGGGTGAAATAAATTCAAAACATGCTTCTCTTAATTCCACATTCATCAAATATGGCTGACTCTACTAAAACAACTCAAGTGAGTTATCCAAAATTTATATTCAGGCAATAAATGtgtttttcaatattcaaacatataatctcatttcataataatgataaaataatttattagatTATACATTCATCAAATATGGCTAACTCGACTAAAACAACTGAAGAGAGTTATCCAAAATTTATCCTCAAAGGTGATAAAGAtgtgtttttcaattttcaaacatATAATCTCATTTCATagtaatgataaaataatttgtTTAATTATCATTTTATATAAAAGCTTAGAATGtcggccaacaatgcatatcaagctttaacactcccccacagatgcaataattattttttaaacaccacatagagcaatgagactagaacccaagacctcccagtaaccaactctgataccatgttagattaccactttacctaaaagcttaagctattgtgttgtgggccaacaatgtatatcaagttttaacatgattaattaaaattttcaagaatggCATGATTTTAAACTCTTGGAAATTCATAATTAACTATTAGAGAGATTATACTCGGTCATTTTTAAATCAACAAAAAGCATCCAATGACCTTAATCTTCTATCCTAAGAAAGAATCAGCTCTGGCATGAAGAAATGCAACAAGGGGCCAACCTATGGAAGAGCAAAGGACTAGCCCGCAGAAGGATCATAAACTCCTATAGCCAATAATCCAAAAACCATTCATGCTACTTGGTACAAGCCAATCATTTGATTAAGAAAAGGCAGGAAGCACGTTGCTCCAAAGCAACAAGTTTGAGCAAATTAATTTTATCAAAAATCCTGCTTTATATTACACTCGTTAAactgaaaaaattaaaaaggcCATAGTAATCTtttaaaaaggaaacaaaaatccCGAGgagattttaatattttatgcATATCTcctgtttctttttatttttattttttcttttttcttttcaaagtGATACTAGCAAATTCCTAGGTGGTCAAGCATACTAGAGTAAAATAATAAAGTTAATAATTGAGCACAAATAGCCTAAAAACTCATATTCCTTTATTAATAAGCAAACAAACACTATGCCTTTTCAGTACAACTTATAATTATTCAGAAAAAACCATAGAATTTACAGATGACTCAAATAACCTATGCAGATCAGTTAGAATATAAATTTacattttttagtatttattttatacatgttaagttggc
This window contains:
- the LOC131159360 gene encoding protein AMEIOTIC 1 homolog isoform X3, with product MFAGSHQKDNSPFSSSIVGEEDKKDKGDDEVMTAESLVTNGKRKRVCSNKLKMAQADRCEKQRQGCSFKRSKPKKLKESISRWSEDRYKRAEQCLLEIMRSEKAVFGNPIVRPTLRSVARKHIGDTGLLDHLLKHMDGKVAPGGAERFRRCYNPNGVMEYWLESADLVNIRLEAGVQDPYWIPPSTWKPGSGPSEDLVLSEELKLLKAEMEKTKRDVQELISKRQEEDRLNMKPNASSPNRKLKLDHSTFSRLSCQEIMYEELLIWKAKTEQQLIEISNSLSSMQGVYQELEKWKANIENQLREISNSLSSMKKNRLAPWWETSDLISFQHEDLTPWLESADLNIPGEVPSWLASDEAIKVEREVLQSPCLVKIECEVEQNASSIPLPAEKLGKDPSQDPVCARELGLLKEDLAKIKREVQEMVTKKEMEDEANFTPNSSVITHSRLDLHSSLLILQEMHEELMKWKDNIEQQLLDISNSFASLQAEAKCSGL
- the LOC131159360 gene encoding protein AMEIOTIC 1 homolog isoform X2, which codes for MVQWGSSWRIMFAGSHQKDNSPFSSSIVGEEDKKDKGDDEVMTAESLVTNGKRKRVCSNKLKMAQADRCEKQRQGCSFKRSKPKKLKESISRWSEDRYKRAEQCLLEIMRSEKAVFGNPIVRPTLRSVARKHIGDTGLLDHLLKHMDGKVAPGGAERFRRCYNPNGVMEYWLESADLVNIRLEAGVQDPYWIPPSTWKPGSGPSEDLVLSEELKLLKAEMEKTKRDVQELISKRQEEDRLNMKPNASSPNRKLKLDHSTFSRLSCQEIMYEELLIWKAKTEQQLIEISNSLSSMQGVYQELEKWKANIENQLREISNSLSSMKKNRLAPWWETSDLISFQHEDLTPWLESADLNIPGEVPSWLASDEAIKVEREVLQSPCLVKIECEVEQNASSIPLPAEKLGKDPSQDPVCARELGLLKEDLAKIKREVQEMVTKKEMEDEANFTPNSSVITHSRLDLHSSLLILQEMHEELMKWKDNIEQQLLDISNSFASLQAEAKCSGL
- the LOC131159360 gene encoding protein AMEIOTIC 1 homolog isoform X1: MFRRTSLPFLILVVFLLSIALKIIQVSLWKTKSFKKARVLKTNWMVQWGSSWRIMFAGSHQKDNSPFSSSIVGEEDKKDKGDDEVMTAESLVTNGKRKRVCSNKLKMAQADRCEKQRQGCSFKRSKPKKLKESISRWSEDRYKRAEQCLLEIMRSEKAVFGNPIVRPTLRSVARKHIGDTGLLDHLLKHMDGKVAPGGAERFRRCYNPNGVMEYWLESADLVNIRLEAGVQDPYWIPPSTWKPGSGPSEDLVLSEELKLLKAEMEKTKRDVQELISKRQEEDRLNMKPNASSPNRKLKLDHSTFSRLSCQEIMYEELLIWKAKTEQQLIEISNSLSSMQGVYQELEKWKANIENQLREISNSLSSMKKNRLAPWWETSDLISFQHEDLTPWLESADLNIPGEVPSWLASDEAIKVEREVLQSPCLVKIECEVEQNASSIPLPAEKLGKDPSQDPVCARELGLLKEDLAKIKREVQEMVTKKEMEDEANFTPNSSVITHSRLDLHSSLLILQEMHEELMKWKDNIEQQLLDISNSFASLQAEAKCSGL